From one Plasmodium malariae genome assembly, chromosome: 12 genomic stretch:
- the PmUG01_12010300 gene encoding Plasmodium exported protein, unknown function gives MERKNKLPFYIIICTFLLLTWISNFYIDQRNSYNCLDMMNNIDIKLVTRTYRLLGKRKWRTCSYNTLIKEEIPNNVEYEKKDMYNNEKLSKGKNKILKEYSLNNSQDYGQSSISKSSVRNREHSYYGKRMLDKIYYKSKVKDAINADFMFLKKDILHKLGTLCFLFIVIATFAILILGYRLFGFYMAKESTEVSQFSLHPTSTGLLLFGIIIIPLIIYIGRKLITNVKLTYKKCELNNTAYPSFRKVFFL, from the exons atggaaagaaaaaataagttacccttttatattataatatgtacTTTTCTGCTCTTAACTTGgataagtaatttttatatcgATCAG AGGAACTCTTATAATTGTTTGGATATGATGAACAATATTGATATAAAATTAGTTACAAGAACTTATCGTTTACTAGGAAAGCGTAAATGGCGAACGTGCTCATATAACACATtgataaaagaagaaattcCTAATAATGTagaatacgaaaaaaaagatatgtacaataatgaaaaattatctaaaggaaaaaataaaatactaaaggaatattcattaaataattcaCAAGATTATGGACAATCTAGTATAAGTAAATCTTCTGTGAGAAACAGAGAACATTCATATTATGGAAAAAGAATGTtagacaaaatatattataaaagtaaagTTAAAGATGCTATTAATGCTGactttatgtttttaaaaaaggacaTATTACACAAATTAGGTActctttgttttttatttattgtcaTTGCAACATTTGCAATTCTGATACTTGGATATAGACTTTTTGGATTTTATATGGCAAAAGAAAGCACGGAAGTTAGTCAATTTTCTTTACATCCAACTTCTACAGGGTTATTGCTATTTGGGATTATAATTATAccattaataatttatataggCAGAAAGCTAATAACAAATGTAAagttaacatataaaaaatgtgaattaaataatacgGCATACCCTTCTTTTcgaaaagtattttttttgtaa
- the PmUG01_12010600 gene encoding Plasmodium exported protein, unknown function has translation MKEKIRLFFFIKVFKFILLNEYAILCSKVSNVSKNFDKKHDDYRKSGIRFYGLVVVHKNERISNIERMNGGIPNIGVYEIKDISNNNKGTKGKNKKQCKSSLNNKGVLDQAKDVKSSAHTEGITYSDKGTLKNKNYVKKVRGVVRTGFKFLRKFIDRKGVLFNFLFILHLGLAILITIAALIEGTVQYTGDVKRVFPSVLRSLLIFWILFLLGIFCICRKAVKHEKLTHMKSEMHHKAHTSLSTIHF, from the exons atgaaagagaaaattagactattcttttttattaaagttttTAAGTTTATCCTTTTAAATGAGTATGCCATTTTATGTAGTAAAGTG AGTAACGTTAGTAAAAATTTCGATAAAAAACACGATGATTATAGAAAATCAGGTATTAGATTTTATGGGTTAGTAGTAGTTCATAAAAACGAAAGGATTTCTAATATTGAAAGAATGAATGGAGGTATACCAAATATTGGAGTGtatgaaataaaagatatatctaataataataagggaaccaaaggaaaaaataaaaaacaatgtaaaagttcattaaataataaaggaGTACTTGACCAAGCTAAGGATGTTAAATCTTCTGCCCACACCGAAGGAATTACATATTCTGATAAAGGTACactaaagaataaaaattatgtaaagaAAGTTAGGGGAGTTGTAAGAACTGGTTTTAAGTTTTTAAGGAAATTTATAGATAGAAAAGGagttctttttaattttttatttatcttacATTTAGGACTTGCAATATTAATTACGATAGCAGCATTAATTGAAGGTACTGTTCAATATACAGGGGATGTAAAGAGGGTTTTTCCGTCTGTTTTACGATCACTTCTTATATTCtggattttatttttattaggcATTTTTTGTATCTGCAGAAAAGCTGTAAAACATGAAAAGTTGACACATATGAAAAGTGAGATGCATCATAAAGCACATACATCTTTAAGTACAATACACTTTTAG
- the PmUG01_12010400 gene encoding fam-m protein, giving the protein MELNINRISFIIISAFILLTKIFFFNHDMTTFNRFLCEKFVHCRKLDTRNYRLLSKYKQDKDSTNVWLPENFPNNRKREKENITNNKKWASEKHKKSNDNLMNKAQYYTEVVDYNNGIFDGKHFHFEKKLIKKRDYDDFLERQRRIIDIALKKITFRNYGFGGTIFLLFFLLGIGLPILQGFKLLQSAGDVIKTLPGMTVLWGYVEGLLGDAKCHFFIISFGILMVILFVILIIMFPKILKNNEKYNKLKMMME; this is encoded by the exons atggaactaaatattaatagaatctcatttattataatatctgcttttattcttttaacgaagattttcttttttaaccATGATATG aCAACGTTTAACAGATTTTTATGCGAAAAATTTGTGCATTGTAGAAAATTAGACACAAGAAATTATCGattattatcaaaatataaacaggATAAAGATTCAACTAATGTATGGTTACCAGAAAATTTTCCAAATAATAGAAAGcgtgaaaaagaaaatataactaacaataaaaaatgggcttcagaaaaacataaaaaatctAATGACAATTTAATGAATAAGGCTCAATACTATACAGAAGTTGTAGATTACAATAATGGAATAtttgatggaaaacatttccattttgaaaaaaaattgatcaAAAAAAGAGATTATGATGATTTTCTAGAAAGACAGAGGAGAATTATAGATATAGCTTTAAAAAAGATTACGTTTAGAAATTACGGATTTGGAGgtactatatttttactgtttttCTTGTTGGGAATAGGACTACCAATATTACAAGGATTTAAGTTGTTGCAAAGTGCAGGGGATGTTATTAAAACATTACCAGGGATGACAGTCTTGTGGGGATATGTGGAAGGATTACTAGGTGATGCAAAatgtcatttttttataatatcatttgGTATACTTAtggttatattatttgtaatacTTATAATAATGTTTCCTAAgatcttaaaaaataatgaaaaatataataaattgaagATGATGATGGAGTAA